Proteins encoded together in one Gemmatimonadaceae bacterium window:
- a CDS encoding transposase, with amino-acid sequence MVDVLNDLVAQHGAPRQLRGDNGPGCIGEAVRAWCTVHGLTLAYIGPWKPNQHAHIERFNRSFREEVLDMWLLISLAGVRVVSEKLRYGYNTARSHESLGNLPQRIFLPRPTNAAI; translated from the coding sequence GTGGTCGACGTTCTCAACGATCTCGTCGCACAGCATGGCGCGCCGCGGCAGTTGCGCGGCGACAACGGCCCGGGGTGTATCGGCGAAGCCGTGCGAGCATGGTGTACTGTGCACGGCCTCACGCTCGCCTACATCGGCCCCTGGAAACCAAATCAGCACGCCCACATCGAGCGGTTCAACCGCAGCTTTCGGGAGGAGGTGCTCGATATGTGGTTGTTAATTTCACTCGCAGGGGTACGTGTCGTCAGCGAAAAGTTGCGGTACGGATACAACACCGCTCGGTCGCACGAAAGCCTCGGGAACCTGCCGCAACGGATCTTCCTCCCGAGACCCACCAACGCTGCCATCTAG